ttgcTTTACTTCTATTCTGTCTCCAAAATTATtgtcttttgctttatttaaacTGCTGTTAACTGCACCTTGATGTATTTTGCACTTCAAACACTGTATCTCCCTTTCTGGAAACCCCATCCGGTCTTCCCTGCGTTTTCTCCTTGTCGTGGTCATTGTTTCGTTTGCTCCCCGCGCTGTGTGGTGTATTCGTAATTCCCTTTACTGCCCTCGTCTCCTGATGTCGTCGTCTGTGCAGAGCTGCGTGTTTCTGTTGGTGGTTCCTTCCTGGTTGGAGGCAACGTTTTCCTGCTTTTCCGCACGTCTGGTAGTCTGGGTTTGAACGTCACTGTTGGGTGCAGGGTGGCGCGCGCCGCTGAGCGCTGAGACTTGCCCCAGGGCGCAGTGAGTCCGTCAGCAGCCCCACTTGGGGTTTGGGCCTCGGCTTCGTCAGGGCGGCTCCCGGGCAGCCTCTGCTCCGAGCGCCCGGGGCTGCGCCCCGAGGCCTCCGCCTGGCCCCGCACTCCATGGGGGCTCACGCTGCTGCCGGTCCTCAGTCCTGGGGGGTCTCCCAGGCACTTCTCTCCGTTGGTGCTTTGAGGGTGGGtcgcacacacccacacagaacGTGTTCAGCCGCAACCTGAATCCGCGTGGTGGCAGCTGGACTCTGGGGGCTGCCCTGGTCAGTGTCCACGCGCCCATCTCATCCTGTCTGAGAAGCACTTTGCACACGTAGGCCAGCCTCGAAGGTGGCGCTGGAGGCGGATCTGGGCTGCCGCGGGGAAGCCAGTGGCACGCACGTTGGTTTCCCAGTGCAGAAAGGTGAGGTTTACGCTGTGCTGTAGCCTGAGTGTGCGACAGCGTCATGTCTGAAAAACTGCTTGCTCACCTTAATTAAAAAGCCGCTGTTGCTAAAAGGTGCTCACGGCAGCGCAGCCAGCCACAAGCCTCCAGTTTGTGAGAAACGTAGTATCTGTGAAGTGCAGCAGTGATAAAACAGTTTCATCTGGTTTGCCAGCTGTCTGGGGCAGCCCCTCTGGGAGGGGCAGACCGGTCCGCATTCCCCCGTCAGCGCCAGAGCAGAAGTCATTGCAGCTTTGTTCCCGGGTCTTTGTATTTCCGCACATTTTGCCCCCTGCTCATCAGCTACTGCAGAAGAGGGCTTTAGGATTTGGGTTGAAGCTgtgttgagttttgagagatcAGTTCAGGCAATACTGGTATCACGGCATCGTTGGGTTTCTAGTTTGTGAGCTCCGTCTGTGTGGGTCTCCGATTTCTCTCAGCACGCTTCATAGTTTCCAGTGCACATGTGatgtccatatttttaaaaagtatctctaaatattttatattattgtacGCTGttaaatgtgaaatttaaaacGTTGCATTTTCAGTTATTGTATGACTAAAGGAATACTCTTCTCTATGTATACGAGGCTTGTATCTCCTGACTTTATAAATGCGCACGTTACTTCTTGCAGCTTTTGGCGGGTCCTTGTGAGTTTACCTCCACAGATACGTGTGATACAGAGAAGAGGGGCTGCACCTCTGCGTTCCCAGTTTGTGCACCTTTGGTTGCTGCTCATTTTTGTAGTCTCTTACtttctgcttttttgtttgtcttctgtattttatttttgagagCTATGTGTAATTACACGTGTGAAGTGTGTAATTACAGGTGGCGTTGTGGAACTACTGTTGCGCATGACCATCTTGTACCTGCGCGCGGCAGCTCCGGGAGTGCAGCCTCCTTGCTGGGCGCCTGCTGCTTCTGCTTTCGGGCCTGGTGTTTCCCTGTATGTGTAGTGCTGCCTTATTTATATGCTAGTTTGTGATCCTGAATATCTGGCTTAACTCTGGGGTTTGTTACTTGGGGTGCTTTCTTCCCGAAACCACCTGCGCTTGCTTCAGGTGGCGGAGCGGCAGCCACAGGAGGGGGTGGGGTCCCTCGAAGGCTCTTGTCCTCGCCTTTGCCTCACTTTGGAAACGCGCTGGTTTGGAACGAGTCCTGGGGTGACCTCCCTGCTGTGGCCCAGCCCTGCATGGGGGCCACTGgcatgggtgggtggatggcCGCCGCCCCCGGATGCCTCACTTGGCGCTGGAGGCTCGGCCCTCCCTCCGCGGGCCCCACGCACTGTCCCGGGAACGCGGTGCAGGAAGGGGGATGAGGCTGCGCTCGGTTGCCAGGCAGGGATGcgtggtgggtgggggtggggtgcaccccccaccccaccctcgcAGGGGCCCACCGGCCACCCTGCCTGCTGCAGCCCAGCCTGCAGGGGGGTGCTGCTGCAGCCCCGCCTGCAGGGGGGTGCTGCTGCAGCCCCGCGGGGGTGCTGTGGCTTGAACCGGACCTGAGGACCTAAGGTGGCAGTTCCTCCGGCAGCTCATTCGCGGGGTCCTGGCTGCGGTGCCTCCTGCTGAGGGCAGCTAGGTGGCCCCAGTCAGGGACCAGCCAGAGTCCCCGCGGGTAGGGCGGGGCGGCCAAGCTTCTCCCTGCATGTCCGGGCACAGGCCGGCTGGCACTGCATCCAGGCAGGTTATCCGGGCCCTTCATTGGCCTTCCCCGGGCTGAGCCACCCCAGTGGACATGAGGTGGACACCAGGGTGACCCCGTGAGCCCGTCCCCTCCACAGGTCGCTGTGCTGGTAACCGTGAAGGGCGAGCACGTAGGTTCTTACCCCCAGCAACCCTTTTATGCTGTCTGGCCCTCTTACCAACAGGTTGTTTGAATTTAAATTCATAcctttagtttttgcttattttgCATTTTCAGGATATTTTCGTGGTGTAAGTGGATTGTAAAAAAATCAAGGAGCAAGGTTTCTATTTCAATTCACCATCATGTCATGTCTCTGCACGTGGAGACTGATGTGCCCATCACAGTGCAGACTGGACACGTGTGACTTAGATCGTGCCTCACGTGATTCGGTCTCTTACAGGTGACGCAGACGGGTCCCTGTGCTGCCAGGATGACCAGACTCCTGTCCCCACGGCCGGCAGGCCCCTGCTGCGTAGGCACGCATCCACACCGTGCAGTGTGGCCTGGTCGGACTCCGGGGGAGCTGTGCTCTGCGCCCTGAGATGACATGGACTCTGGACTCTGCTTCTCAGCAAGATCTAGAATCAGCCATACTCACAAACACCCCGGAAGATAGGGTCACTCTGACAGAACTGAAGCTGGGCACCCGCGGGGCACAGATGAGCACGTGGATTGACTTCCTGCCCACCTGAAGCCGGCCGAGTAGTTATGGTCAGTCATGGAGAATAACCAGGAGACTAGGTCCGGAGGGGACGGGGGGTTCGTTTCCaataaaattaagttcaaaatagAAGAGGACGACGATGGCCAGCTTCCTGGTCACGGCCTGGAGGACGGGCAGCAGGCGGACGGGGGGGACGACTACGGGGCGCTGCTCTCGCAGTACAGCAGCACCCTGTACAGCGTGGCCATGGAGGCCGTGGCGCAGAGCCTGCTCTCGGGCCGCGGCGCCGGCTCCAGGAAGAAGTCGCCAGCCTGGAAACACTTCTTCATCTCCCCCCGCGACAGCACCAAGGCCATCTGCACCTACTGCATGAAGGAGTTCAGCCGGGGCAAGAATGAGAAGGACCTGAGCACCAGCTGCCTCATGAGACACGTGAGGAGGGCGCACCCCACGGCACTGGCTGAGCCGGGGCCTGAGCCCGGCGGCGGGGGTGCcccggccccccgcccccgccccgccccgcggcccccgcccaCCGCCACCACTGCGGGAGACCTGGGCCCCTTGCTCTCACCCATCAAACTAGCCCAGAAAGCGGCCTCTCAGACGCCATCCCCCGAGCACACGACAGAGGAATCTGTGTCCGCCGTATCCTCTGAGGAGGTCTCATCCGACGTGCCTGGGTCTGAGAGGAACGGCCGGGAAGAGGCCTTGGGGGTGCTGCCTCCCCGCCTGCCTGCACCCCACAGCGAGGATGCGGCGGACGGCGGGGCTGAGAGGAGCCTCCCCGTCCCCAGGAGCACGTCGGGGTCCCGGAGGAGGTCTGCGGTCTGGAAGCACTTCTACCTGTCGCCGCTGGACAGCTCCAAGGCCGTGTGCATTCACTGCATGAACGAGTTCAGCCGCGGGAAGAACGGGAAGGACCTGGGCACCAGCTGCCTGATCCGGCACATGTGGCGGGCACACCGCGCCATCGTGCTGCGAGAGAATGGCGGGGGCGCAGCCGTGCCACCCCCCTACTCAGCGCCACCCACCCTGCTGCCCGCACTGCCGCCGCCGGACGGAGAACCCGACTCCGTGTCCTCGTCCCCGGGGAAGCTGGTTCCCGAGTCCCCTTCCGCGTCCTCCTCCCCCGATCGGCTGCCAGAGGACCTGCCCACGCACCTGAGCGCCAGAGACGCGCTGCTGGAGGACGCAGCCGCGCTGTCCTCCGACGATGCAGGTGAGGCCTCCCTGGCACCCTCTCCCGAGAAGGAGCGCGGCCCTGCGCCCAGCCCGCGCGCGCCCGAGGCGGGGGCCGTGTTCCAGCAGAACAGGAAGGTCATGCGGAGGCTCAAGTCGGAAGTGTGGCACCACTTCTCGCTGGCGCCCACCGACAGCCTCAAGGCCGTGTGCAGGCACTGCACCTGCGTCATCAGTCGCGGGAAGAAGGGTGACGTGGGCACCAGCTGTCTGATGCGGCACCTCTACCGGCGCCACCCGGACGTGGTCGGGAGCCAGAGGGGTCTTCTGGGCACCAGCCTGGCAAATTCTCCGTATGCCACCCTGGCTTCTGCAGAAACCACCGCCGCCAAGGTGACCGACCTGCCCGCGGTGGTCACCAGGAGCGGTCCAGCCATGTTTCCCGTCAGCAGCAAGAAGACCTCCAAGCTGTGGAATCACTTTTCCACCTGCCCCGCAGACCCCACCAAGGTCGTGTGCTTGCACTGTGGCCGGACCATCAGCAGAGGCAAGAAACCCACCAACCTGGGCACCAGCTGCCTCCTGCGGCACCTGCAGAGGTTCCACAGCGGCGCCCTGAAGCCCGACGCCCCCGCTGCCCCGCCCTCCACCACGGGTGGCCAGGCACTCCCCAGCTCCGGGGCCACGGGGCCCCCCCCGGAGGACGACACCTCGGAGAGGTTCTGCGACTCTCACCCGGTCGCCAAGAAGATCACGCGTCTCGTGGCAGAGATGATGGCCCTGGACCTGCAGCCGTACTCGCTCGTGGACAGCGTGGGCTTCAGCAGGCTGCTCGCGCACCTGGCGCCGCAGTACTCGCTGCCCCCCCCCGCCTACTTCTCCAGGACCGCCATCCCCGGCATGTATGACCGCGTGAAGCGCGCGGTCATGTCTCACCTCCAGGCAGCGGAGAGCGGCGTTGTCCACTTCACGTCCGGGATCTGGATGAGCAGCCAGACCCGCGAGTACCTGACCCTCACCGCCCACTGGGTCACCTTTGAGCCAGCGGCGCGGCCGCTCGGGGAGGACCACCACTGCTCGGCGCTCCTGGACGTGTCGCAGGTCGACTGTGACTACAGCGGCAGCAGCGTCCAGAAGCAGCTGGAGCGTTGGTGGGAGGCCTGGGTGACGTCCACCGGCCTCCAGGTAGGCATCACCGTCACTGACAACCCCAGCATTGGGAAGACGCTGAACGAGGGCGCGCGCTCCAGCGTGCAGTGCTTCAGCCACACGGTCGACCTCGTCGTCAGCGAGGCCATCAAAAGCCAGAGGATGGTACAGAGCCTGCTGAGCACCGCCCGCAAGATTTGCGAGCGCATCAGGCGCTCTCCCCGGGCCAGGGCCAAGCTGGCCGAGCTGCAGAAGGAGTACGAGCTGCCTCCCCACCACCTGCTGCAGGACGTGCCGTCCAGGTGGGGCACGTCCTTCCACATGCTGGAGCGGCTCATCGAGCAGAGGAGGGCAGTCAGCGAGCTGTCGGTGGAGTGCAACTTCCGGGAACTCCTTAGCAGCGACCAGTGGGAGGTCATGCAGTCTGTGTGCCACGCCCTGAAGCCCTTCGACGCCGCCAGCCGGGAGATGAGCGCCCAGGTGTCCACGCTCAGCCAGGTCATCCCCATGGTGCATATCCTGAACCGCAGGGTGGAGATGCTGTTCCAGGAGACCATGGGCATCGACAGCATGCTCAAGTCCCTGCAGGAGGCCATGGCCGGCCGCCTGTCCGCCACCCTCCGCGACCCCCGCTACGTGCTCGCCACACTCTTGGACCCGCGCTACAAAGCCTCTCTGTTCTCCGAGGAGGAGGCTGAGCAGTATAAGCAGGACTTGATCAGGGAACTGGAAATGCTGAATTCTACCTCAGAGCCCACGCCTGGCTCCCCACGGAGGGACTCGGCCGCAGACGGGAGCCTGTGGTCTCTCATGGCCACCGTGAAAAGGAGCGAGCCCAGGGGGCCGCCCAGGGTGCCCGAGGCCATGGTGCTGGCCtacctggaggaggaggtgctgGAGCACGGCTGCGACCCGCTCGCCTACTGGAACCTGAAGAAGGCGGCCTGGCCCAGCCTGTCTGCCTTGGCCGTGCGGTTCCTAGGCTGCCCCCCCAGCATCGTCCCCTCGGAGAAGCTGTTCAGTACGCCCACCGAGAATGGCAGCTGTGGCCAGTCTAGGCTCATGATGGAGCATTTTGAAAAGCTTATCTTTCTGAAGGTGAACCTCCCCTTAATTTACTTTCAGTATTGAAACGCACGGCGGGGCCGCCGGCAGGGTGTCTGCTGGGGCTGGTGGCTCCTCCGGTCAGGGCTGCGCAGGACAGCAGACCGGCCCTCTCAGGTCCACACTGAGGCCCCCCAAGCCCTCCCTGACGTTGCACGTGCCTTACTCCTCTTCCTCCAGGCCAGGGACCTCGGCGTGTGTTTTAGGGCGTCCATTAAATACAGCCTGTCTTGTCAGTTATGAAATGCGATGATTCGGTTTCATTCAAACCtgtaaagtgtttttaaaagtcGGGGTGGGATACCGGTTTTACTAGAATGGCCGAGAAGATACAAGCAGTTTTATTCTGTAGACTTTTTACTCGATTGTGTAAAAACCACGAATCAGGTACTGTACTGTAGTTTTAAATTGCTTTAATTGCAACAAAGCAGCTTTGCGGCTGTCAGGTAAAGCCTGTGAGAGACAGCGGAGCCGAAGCCGCCGCACAGGCCGTCGGGCTGCAGGCTGGaagggggccggggccggggacCATCCGGGAGTGGGCGGTTCGCTGCAGCCGGCTCAGGTCTGGAGCCGGGGCTGCGCGCGGACGCCTCCTGCCGCGTCACTCGAGCGGGCTCGGTGCAGGGCGTGCTCCCTCTCAGGGGGCCACGAGGTCCGCTAGCTTGGACACAGCCCGGCCTCCTGCGTGAGCGCCGGTGGTGCCTGTGGTGTAGCCGTGCGCGTGGCGACACGTTTCCAGCGTCCTGCTGTTAAGTGTCCAGGCCTCTGACTCGGCGGCTCCGCACCGTGCAGCTGCCTTGAAACTTGTGCACTGAACCCCGATTTGATCAAATTCTGTATAAAACTGTTTTTAGAAGAGACGGTTTATTAACAGGGCGGAAGACTGTCATAGGACCGCTGTAAGACTAGCCTTAGGGGTTTAGACTTTCTTTTTATACGAGGGAAGGTCCAGCCATCAGTGGGGTATTTAGACTCCCGGACATCAGAACGGAGTGTCGGTTGTCAGGTTCTTTTACCAGTGCTGCGTCTTCAGAGTTTTTACTTCAACGTTTAGAAAAGGGTTCATTTTCTTACTTCAAACCAGTTAAATATTCTGGGTGAAACAAATCACTGATTTGCCTATGACCTTTTGGAAGAGTCATTTTGTTAAAATACTGTACCTATTATTAACCTGAATTTGCATTGACTGTTTTAGTGTATTTATAAATGGTGAACTCAGTTctgaaattaaactttttatttgcaATTTTCTACTGCTGGAGGACACTGGCTTTTTATTCTCAGGATAATAAAACAGCCCTCCTCTTAGGGCCCAGCGCGTGCAGAAGCCGCTCGTGCCCACCTTTGGGTTGTCGCTGCGCCCGGCCGCGGGGGAGGAGGTGATGTTCTCGCATGGCGCTTCTCACCGTGGCGGGAACGTGATGGGAACCTCTAGGTGCTGTGTCTGCAGCAAGTGCAGTGACGCACGGGCTGGGGGAACGCCCCTCCTGTGTCCCTAGGGCGGCCGCTCGGAGCACCGGTCTGGGACAGCGGAGGGAGCTGCTCTGTGCTCCTCTGACCCTCAGGTCCCATGTGCCAATGTGTGTTCAGAGCGGAGCTTCACTTGAGGACTTCAGTGCAGGGCTCAGTCCTCACAGATGTCCGCAGGCCGAGGGGCTGCGGCTGATGCTGTCCTGAGCTGAGGGTCCTGGGCCCACCGCGGGCTGACGCAGTTCCAGCCCCACAAGGCCCACGGCCACGCTCGGTTGACCCCACCGCAGGCTCCTGGGCCCACTGACCCACAGTGCTCGGCCACTGGGTCACAGCAGGGGTGGCCGCACCTAGGACAAGTGTAGGCACTTTTTCCTGCCAGAGTCTCTGTTCATGCCCCAGGGGTTCGCCTCAGACAGGTCTCCGTGGCAGGGGTCCCCACAGGGGGCCGGGACCTTGGGCCTGTGTGCCCTGGCCCCAGCTGAGGGCTCCCCGGCCCCCACTCACCGCCCCAGCTGGCCTCGTGTGGCCTGGAGGGGCCTGGCAGCCCCGGTCTGGTAAGCtgtggggctgggaaggagggtcTGCAGGAGGCAGTGGGGCACACTTAGGGCTTGGGGCTCTTCAGGAAGGCCGCGTCCTCAGGATCGGGGCACCGAGCTTTAAGCGGTTTTTCCAGGCTCAGCTGCTGCTGGCATGTGCGCTGCCTGTAGGACCGAGCAGCCACGAGGAGACTGCGGGTCCAGGGGCCGCCCAGGTCGCCGTGGGGCCCTTTCCAGAGCAAGGTTGCTGGCCTCTAGCACATCTCCCTCTTCAGTTTTTCACGCTCTAGGCCTCAGGCTGCTGTTCTCCGCTGGGGCCCTGAGTCCTGGTCAGCCGGCCCGGGCTCCTGAGTGATGGCCAGGCGCGCGTGCTCGGGGCCACAGGCCCGCAGCGTGCTGTGCTCTCGAGCCGGTGCTGATGCAGACGTctccatccatgtagctgcaaacATGTTCCCAGGGCTCCAGCCTCAACGCCCCGTCCAGACCCCAGCCACTCGAGGACGCTTTGGGCAGGCTGCTTCTAAGAAACCCCTCACATGAGCCTCAGAAACCGTCCCCTTTCAGGGAGTGAGTCCTGCTGCGTGTGGTCAAAGCAGTGGGCGTCATTTAAAATTAAGACACCCTTTCCTTCCACTTCGGACGGTGAGGCAGCAGCTGGGTTAGACCGCCTCCCCCGAGAACTGCCAGAGCCAGAGGAAGCGTCTCTGTAAGAAGCGATTTGTGAAGACGTCAGAGCACCTCTGAGGCTTCGGGGACACGCCGGCCTTCTAGTGAGAAGAGGCTCTCACGAAGGGGGCCCCGCGTCCCCAGCCCTTCCTGTCCAGCCTCGGGCCAGGAGGCCAGACCCCGAGGCTTCCGGCGGGACCCAGGAGGGCAGTGAGGCAGCAgccctgagacaggagggaagggggcaggacacagccgcTCAAGGActgacagcaattaacaccaaaatggtggaagattcccCTCCCAGTTGGCCCTGAGGACTAAGAGGCTTGGCTTCTAGCAGACCCTGGGCTTCATCATATGCTCCTTGTAACAGCGGGGTAAGCGGCATGCCCGCAGGCGCCACGACAGCCCCGAGGCTAACCACAGGAGGTCAGAGTGGGCAGCGGCCGgttcctgggaaccccagcccctccccagggcagctGGAGCGGTCCCACCTGTAGGCGCGTGACGCTACCGAGCCCATAAGGCCTGGCACCACCACACCTGGCTGCCCTTTCTCGCTCCCTGTTCCTTGGAGCCGGCCCGCACTCTggctgtggagtgtgtgcctgcTTTTACTCTAGCCTGAGCGCCCAGTTCCCACGGCCCTTTCC
The Vicugna pacos chromosome 12, VicPac4, whole genome shotgun sequence DNA segment above includes these coding regions:
- the ZBED4 gene encoding zinc finger BED domain-containing protein 4; amino-acid sequence: MENNQETRSGGDGGFVSNKIKFKIEEDDDGQLPGHGLEDGQQADGGDDYGALLSQYSSTLYSVAMEAVAQSLLSGRGAGSRKKSPAWKHFFISPRDSTKAICTYCMKEFSRGKNEKDLSTSCLMRHVRRAHPTALAEPGPEPGGGGAPAPRPRPAPRPPPTATTAGDLGPLLSPIKLAQKAASQTPSPEHTTEESVSAVSSEEVSSDVPGSERNGREEALGVLPPRLPAPHSEDAADGGAERSLPVPRSTSGSRRRSAVWKHFYLSPLDSSKAVCIHCMNEFSRGKNGKDLGTSCLIRHMWRAHRAIVLRENGGGAAVPPPYSAPPTLLPALPPPDGEPDSVSSSPGKLVPESPSASSSPDRLPEDLPTHLSARDALLEDAAALSSDDAGEASLAPSPEKERGPAPSPRAPEAGAVFQQNRKVMRRLKSEVWHHFSLAPTDSLKAVCRHCTCVISRGKKGDVGTSCLMRHLYRRHPDVVGSQRGLLGTSLANSPYATLASAETTAAKVTDLPAVVTRSGPAMFPVSSKKTSKLWNHFSTCPADPTKVVCLHCGRTISRGKKPTNLGTSCLLRHLQRFHSGALKPDAPAAPPSTTGGQALPSSGATGPPPEDDTSERFCDSHPVAKKITRLVAEMMALDLQPYSLVDSVGFSRLLAHLAPQYSLPPPAYFSRTAIPGMYDRVKRAVMSHLQAAESGVVHFTSGIWMSSQTREYLTLTAHWVTFEPAARPLGEDHHCSALLDVSQVDCDYSGSSVQKQLERWWEAWVTSTGLQVGITVTDNPSIGKTLNEGARSSVQCFSHTVDLVVSEAIKSQRMVQSLLSTARKICERIRRSPRARAKLAELQKEYELPPHHLLQDVPSRWGTSFHMLERLIEQRRAVSELSVECNFRELLSSDQWEVMQSVCHALKPFDAASREMSAQVSTLSQVIPMVHILNRRVEMLFQETMGIDSMLKSLQEAMAGRLSATLRDPRYVLATLLDPRYKASLFSEEEAEQYKQDLIRELEMLNSTSEPTPGSPRRDSAADGSLWSLMATVKRSEPRGPPRVPEAMVLAYLEEEVLEHGCDPLAYWNLKKAAWPSLSALAVRFLGCPPSIVPSEKLFSTPTENGSCGQSRLMMEHFEKLIFLKVNLPLIYFQY